Within the Sulfurospirillum barnesii SES-3 genome, the region GCAAGGCGTTAAAGATAAACTGTACCCCTTCTTCTTTAGCGTTAAGGACTTCAGCAGGGCTTCCAGGCATACTTTTCTCATCCCTTCGGTAGACACAGGTCACACTTTTAGCATGATGACGAATGGCGGTGCGAAGCGCATCCATCGCAGAGTCGCCACCACCGATGACGACGACGTGTTTGTTGCGTAAAACTGATTTTTGAAGGGCATGGTCGAAAAGATTTTTTTGCGTTTGGGTAAGAAGGGTCATGACTTGATGCACACCGTTTGCATCTTCATTTTCCATATCGGCACTGCGACCTTTAGGCACACCTAGTCCCAAAAAGACGGCATCAAACTTCTCTTGAAGCTCGCTGAGGCTCACATCTTTTCCCACTTCGGTGTTTAGATGCACTTTCATACCAGCTGCTTTCATCCACTCAAAACGTCGCAAGATGACACTTTTGGGTAGTTTAAAGTTAGGAATGCCGTACATCAAAAGCCCGCCCACTCGGTTTTCGCGCTCATACAGTTCGACTTCGATGTTGGAACGAAGCAAAAACGTCGCACAGCTCAAACTCGCAGGACCACTGCCCACAACGGCGACTTTGAACTTTCGACCCTCCGCTTGACCGTAATCGGGAATGGCGCCTTGTTCGTACGCTTTTTCATTGAGAAAGACTTCCACATTGCCGATGGAAACGGCATGGTACTCTGTTTTCTCCAGCGTACATGAACTCTCACACAGCCCTTTTTTAGGACAAACACGACCGAGTATTTCAGGAAAAGGAGAGCGTGCATTGGAGAGCTCAAACGCTCCTAAGTAGTCATTTTCATAGGTTTTTTTAAGCCATCTTGGGATGTTGTTATTGAGTGGACAGCCTGTGCGACAGAACTTAAATTCACTCTCAAGTCCACGCAAAAGATCAATCGGGCATTGCAGACAACGACTCGCCTGCGCCTTGGCTTCGCTCTCTTCAAAATTATGATAAATGGGGTAATAATCCTCAACGCGTTCCTGCGCAGGGCGTTTTTTTGGATAGGCTTTTGCGATTGTTTTATAGTCTCTCATGTTCATCCTCGATGATTTCTATACTCTTTACATGTAACTCTTGCCCACCTATCATGGAGACGTCCTCGCTGTGACATTTGGGGCAGATAAAATGGTTCTCACTCAC harbors:
- a CDS encoding glutamate synthase subunit beta — protein: MRDYKTIAKAYPKKRPAQERVEDYYPIYHNFEESEAKAQASRCLQCPIDLLRGLESEFKFCRTGCPLNNNIPRWLKKTYENDYLGAFELSNARSPFPEILGRVCPKKGLCESSCTLEKTEYHAVSIGNVEVFLNEKAYEQGAIPDYGQAEGRKFKVAVVGSGPASLSCATFLLRSNIEVELYERENRVGGLLMYGIPNFKLPKSVILRRFEWMKAAGMKVHLNTEVGKDVSLSELQEKFDAVFLGLGVPKGRSADMENEDANGVHQVMTLLTQTQKNLFDHALQKSVLRNKHVVVIGGGDSAMDALRTAIRHHAKSVTCVYRRDEKSMPGSPAEVLNAKEEGVQFIFNALPKKALVDEEHRVIGLEIMETYTDENKKLQTKPQSLQTLPADSIILALGFEAKHFSFYDELNLAVGRSNTLIVDENKETSHPFIFAGGDVVRGANLVVNAALDGRTAAVAIARKLGVVEDQKLYM